The following proteins are co-located in the Peromyscus maniculatus bairdii isolate BWxNUB_F1_BW_parent chromosome 23, HU_Pman_BW_mat_3.1, whole genome shotgun sequence genome:
- the LOC107399900 gene encoding putative sperm motility kinase W: MGSHMEEDYLEKDFRMLTSLGCGSFGEVKLACHLPTHTRVAVKVLEKNTNSVADISTEVNILQSLEHRNIVRFFDMIDTLSTTYLIMEYVAGEDLESCLQALGCLKEEEARVIFRQVVSAVHFLHQRHIAHRDIKLENILVDAAGNAKLCDFGMAIEITEGQMLEEICGSLLYWAPEILARKPYDGLAGDMWSLGIVLYVLVTGHFPYMEETLEGMHRVITTTMCPIPYHLSKPCYFIIARLLMVPIWYRFTICQLVERPWLGPIQEHVLPATKEILPKVVETMCTIGYTCEEIVSSLTHRQEDNHVTATCNILKYQLSGGDSHQQEQMPWLTNSPAVPVRLPLPLKRASEPAFTTSTHAGKGHFKEEGVEERGKRCRSYTMPHRSSFLVVLSSSDNTVPERDALMADVITAAEDIAVNRNSDDPLPGNLSSPESVLDETPTGFLNLGFCEEDSSQEPDIPSDQPQVAPTTSGSRPFRVWKLVRKQISHALRALCSCCCCCCLPTPSVETEMAQ, encoded by the exons ATGGGCAGCCACATGGAAGAGGACTatcttgaaaaggatttcaggatgttaacatctctaggttgtggttccttcggggaggtgaagctggcctgccaccttcccacacatacacgagtggctgtcaaggtccttgaAAAAAACACCAACAGTGTGGCTGACATCAGTACTGAAGTGAACATTCTTCAGTCTTTAGAACATAGGAACATCGTTCGATTTTTTGACATGATCGACACACTGTCAACCACTTATCTGattatggagtatgtggcaggagaagatctggagagctgcctccaggcactgggctgtctaaaggaggaggaggctagagtgattttccggcaggtggtgtcagcagtccacttcctccaccagagacacattgcgcaccgtgatatcaaattagaaaacatcctagtcgatgcagcaggaaatgcaaagctttgtgactttggtatggcaattgaaatcacagaggggcagatgttggaggagatctgtggctccttgctctattgggccccagagatcttggcaagaaagccctatgatggactggcgggtgatatgtggagcttgggtatCGTCCTGTATGTCTTGGTCACAGGGCACTttccatacatggaagaaacccttgaaGGTATGCACAGGGTTATCACCACCACAATGTGTCCCATTCCCTACCATCTGTCAAAACCCTGTTATTTCATCATTGCCCGGCTACTCATGGTCCCTATCTGGTACCGATTCACAATCTGTCAGCTTGTGGAACGACCATGGCTGGGCCCAATTCAAGAACATGTACTGCCTGccaccaaagaaatcctgcccaaGGTCGTGGAGACCATGTGCACCATTGGCTATACATGTGAGGAGATTGTTTCATCCCTAACTCACAGGCAAGAAGATAATCATGTAACAGCTACTTGcaacattctcaaatatcagCTGAGTGGTGGGGACAGCCATCAGCAAGAGCAGATGCCCTGGTTAACCAACAGCCCTGCAGTTCCTGTtcgcctccctctccccttgaaGAGAGCCAGTGAACCAGCATTTACAACCAGTACACATGCTGGGAAGGGTCACTTTAAGGAGGAGGGTGTGGAGGAAAGAGGCAAAAGATGTAGAAGCTACACCATgcctcacagatcctccttcctggtggtgctgtcctcttcagacaacacagtcccagaaagagatgctctTATGGCTGACGTCATCACTGCTGCAGAGGACATTGCAGTCAACAGGAATTCTGATGACCCCCTGCCTGGCAATCTCTCCTCCCCTGAATCAGTCTTGGATGAAACACCCACAGGAtttctgaacctgggcttctgtgaagaagattcatcccaggagccagacattcccagtgaccagccccaggTGGCACCCACAACATCTGGATCCAGGCCATTCAGGGTCTGGAAGCTGGTGAGGAAGCAAATTTCCCATGCACTGAGAGCACTGtgcagctgctgttgctgctgctgcctgcccaccccaag tgtggaaactgaaatggccCAATAG